In Desulfosediminicola ganghwensis, a single window of DNA contains:
- a CDS encoding YSC84-related protein → MKSIKAVEPKSRFALLALIALTFLSFSTFAQAKSARQIDIEVDAALKSFTLNVSGGQQFLNSARGVLVFPSVLKGGFVVGGEYGEGALLVGGKTVDYYNTASASIGFQLGAQAKTIIMVFMDDYALHKFRASDGWEAGVDGSVALVEWGAAKNLSTTKVQDPIIGFVFNNKGLMYNLTVEGSKFSKIRR, encoded by the coding sequence ATGAAGAGTATAAAAGCAGTCGAACCCAAATCACGTTTTGCGCTCCTGGCTCTCATCGCGCTGACATTTCTTTCGTTTTCAACTTTTGCCCAGGCTAAATCAGCCCGTCAAATCGATATTGAGGTTGATGCGGCTCTCAAAAGTTTTACCCTGAACGTCAGCGGAGGACAGCAATTCCTGAACAGCGCCAGGGGAGTACTCGTGTTCCCGAGCGTGCTCAAGGGCGGCTTTGTCGTTGGTGGCGAGTATGGTGAAGGAGCACTGCTTGTTGGTGGCAAAACCGTCGATTATTACAACACAGCCAGCGCCTCGATAGGCTTCCAGCTTGGTGCCCAGGCTAAAACCATCATTATGGTGTTTATGGATGATTACGCACTACATAAGTTTCGTGCCAGCGACGGTTGGGAAGCGGGAGTTGATGGTTCTGTCGCCCTGGTGGAATGGGGTGCGGCAAAGAACCTCAGCACTACCAAAGTTCAGGACCCGATCATAGGTTTTGTATTCAACAACAAGGGATTGATGTACAACCTTACTGTGGAAGGCTCCAAGTTCAGCAAAATCCGCCGTTAA
- a CDS encoding sulfotransferase: MISFETLPTLLAVVIAPCIVFIESFRALPFNAELIKLRKHSTKSVSVIRSSRISDHRKGMVIPHYARLILQSTCLLGFFLLLCCSVFTLTYLATGYLLKTDLTQSFNSFLRVDTQISALLVGTLYAILRTKFTDSKHSKLDAYSRSSSFLHHLSLNYKVVRELAFDLDCAVIPKRDQPSPPPVFVSGLARGGTTILLEALYSTGVFSTLTYRNMPFVTAPYLWPKISQNYYQTGEKKERAHGDRLEVNFDSPEAFEEIFWLTFSKEQYVQKNSLAFQSRDKELEEKYRKYVNNILAASSSTKTGTRYLAKNNNNLLRIELITAAFPDGVILVPFRKPIDHASSLLKQHQHFCQIHKETPFARKYMTWLGHHEFGENIKPFEIDSTFPAAAQRPAHSIEFWLHYWTVSYRKLLDDHSHQLVFFNYDTLCNSPDTQLTKLAALLDLDPDKLGRFAKSILPARSYAHDYDIEPENVSQAQAVYLKLTQAAL; this comes from the coding sequence ATGATATCGTTTGAGACTCTGCCGACACTACTAGCAGTCGTAATCGCCCCCTGTATTGTTTTCATCGAATCGTTCAGGGCATTGCCCTTTAATGCTGAACTGATCAAGCTGCGTAAACATTCTACGAAATCTGTTTCCGTTATCCGTTCCAGCAGAATAAGTGATCACAGGAAAGGGATGGTCATTCCCCATTATGCCAGGCTGATACTTCAATCAACCTGCTTGCTTGGCTTTTTCCTGCTACTCTGCTGCTCAGTCTTTACTCTCACATATCTTGCCACAGGATATCTTCTGAAAACCGATCTCACACAATCCTTCAACTCTTTCCTCAGAGTCGACACTCAAATTTCGGCGTTACTGGTAGGCACCCTCTACGCCATATTGAGAACGAAATTCACCGACTCCAAGCACAGTAAGCTTGATGCCTACTCAAGATCATCATCTTTTCTGCATCATCTTAGCTTGAATTATAAGGTGGTCCGGGAACTGGCATTCGATCTGGATTGTGCCGTAATTCCCAAGAGAGATCAGCCATCTCCTCCCCCTGTATTTGTCTCCGGACTGGCCAGAGGTGGCACCACCATATTGCTTGAGGCGTTGTACAGTACAGGAGTCTTTTCGACCCTCACATACCGTAATATGCCATTCGTTACAGCGCCTTATCTCTGGCCAAAAATCTCTCAGAACTATTATCAAACCGGAGAGAAAAAAGAACGTGCCCACGGCGATCGATTAGAGGTAAACTTTGATAGCCCTGAAGCGTTTGAAGAGATATTCTGGCTTACGTTCAGCAAAGAACAGTATGTTCAGAAAAACTCGTTAGCATTTCAGAGTCGAGACAAAGAGCTTGAAGAAAAATATAGAAAATATGTAAACAACATTCTCGCCGCGTCCTCAAGCACAAAAACAGGGACGAGGTATCTCGCCAAAAACAATAATAATTTACTAAGAATCGAATTAATCACAGCAGCATTTCCCGATGGCGTTATTCTGGTACCGTTTCGGAAGCCAATCGATCACGCCAGTTCCCTACTCAAACAACATCAGCACTTTTGTCAAATTCATAAGGAGACTCCTTTTGCACGTAAGTACATGACCTGGTTAGGCCACCATGAGTTTGGGGAGAACATCAAACCATTTGAAATCGACAGCACATTCCCGGCGGCTGCTCAGAGGCCTGCTCACTCCATCGAATTCTGGCTTCATTACTGGACCGTTTCATACAGAAAACTTCTTGATGATCACTCCCACCAGCTAGTATTTTTCAACTACGACACGCTTTGCAACTCCCCGGATACTCAGCTTACCAAGCTTGCAGCACTCCTTGATCTGGACCCGGATAAACTCGGTAGATTTGCCAAGTCAATACTCCCTGCCCGAAGCTACGCTCATGATTATGACATAGAGCCTGAGAATGTATCTCAAGCCCAAGCGGTGTACCTGAAACTTACCCAGGCTGCTCTTTAA
- a CDS encoding DctP family TRAP transporter solute-binding subunit: MKNRVMTNVRKLACGVIGLALVSGVAVSAQASVKFGHVAPPFHGMSKGIDDFAAYVKEKTEGRIDIQTFPAGQLGGERSMAEQVQSGTLQIASITTAVLQNFVPQAAIMDMPFIFPNRATAYATLDDQEVQEKIFSYFPKKGFVGIGWTENEIRDFGNSKRPVRTPEDVKGLKVRVMNSPVFLDTFKALGASPVGIPFPETYNALQAGVIDAQENPVLTMVLVKFTEVTKYVTMTQHSVTECAIIVGIDYWESLSDADRQIFREAAKIATDTNRKVNAELHNKLPKSEISIEEYAKANGVEIVHLTDAERESFREAVQPVWDKYRKKFGDDLFDFMLDKINEHKQ, encoded by the coding sequence ATGAAGAATAGAGTGATGACAAACGTCAGAAAACTGGCGTGTGGAGTAATTGGCCTGGCACTGGTGTCCGGTGTTGCGGTATCTGCCCAGGCGAGTGTGAAGTTTGGACATGTGGCACCACCATTCCATGGTATGTCCAAAGGTATCGATGATTTTGCTGCCTATGTGAAGGAAAAAACTGAAGGCCGTATCGATATTCAGACATTTCCGGCCGGACAGCTTGGTGGCGAGCGATCAATGGCTGAACAGGTGCAGAGCGGTACATTGCAGATCGCCTCAATAACCACCGCAGTTCTTCAGAATTTTGTGCCCCAGGCTGCTATCATGGACATGCCGTTTATCTTCCCGAACAGGGCAACGGCTTACGCCACCCTGGATGACCAGGAAGTGCAGGAAAAAATCTTTTCCTATTTCCCCAAGAAAGGTTTTGTCGGCATCGGTTGGACCGAAAACGAGATTCGTGATTTTGGCAACAGCAAGCGACCTGTCCGAACCCCGGAAGATGTAAAAGGTCTGAAAGTCAGGGTGATGAATTCACCTGTTTTCCTCGACACCTTCAAGGCACTCGGTGCTTCTCCGGTTGGAATTCCTTTTCCTGAGACCTATAACGCTCTTCAGGCAGGTGTGATCGATGCCCAGGAAAACCCCGTTCTGACAATGGTCCTGGTTAAATTCACTGAGGTTACCAAATATGTGACCATGACCCAGCACAGTGTTACCGAGTGTGCCATCATTGTTGGTATCGACTACTGGGAATCTTTAAGTGATGCTGACAGACAGATCTTCAGGGAAGCTGCGAAAATTGCCACCGATACCAATCGCAAGGTCAATGCCGAGTTGCATAACAAACTGCCGAAGTCCGAGATCTCCATTGAGGAATATGCCAAAGCCAACGGGGTTGAGATTGTTCACCTGACCGATGCCGAACGCGAAAGTTTCAGGGAGGCTGTTCAGCCTGTGTGGGATAAATACCGCAAAAAATTTGGTGATGATCTGTTCGATTTCATGCTCGACAAAATCA
- a CDS encoding arylsulfotransferase family protein encodes MAILSAFSIGVYVYATKKWPYPLIAEIEKFITGDKEETKTLVEKVKNDLNFKPERHIINSDRGDLFSGKYTSLTDIPTKSRRSKPLIYLSPQAPEGYRLIYGAFDMEKSFHGAILLNNQGKVSHMWNISQENVSWKHRPDNNVFPHGIEIGRDGSIVVAYDSGTSLTRYDYCSNEVWRLKGNFHHSVALDNDNSVWAWGIPGIDKGYGMNLTKVDYDSGEVIRTFPLQEIMEANPSIDIFSILQQDSRDGSKWVPDRWHPNDIEPLPEKWIEQYPGFEPGDLLVSLRSPDLIFIINPDTLEVKWWRQGLARRQHDPDWNSKGTISIFNNNMHRGFSSIMEIDPVSYKHKTLVDGEKYNFYTWHQGKHQFLENNGILVTSPQQGWVFEVDEHGEIVFEFLNYYGGKKQFIKVSEARFLPTNFFEELPVCR; translated from the coding sequence TTGGCTATACTATCAGCCTTCTCCATTGGTGTTTATGTTTACGCGACAAAAAAATGGCCTTATCCACTCATAGCAGAGATTGAAAAGTTCATCACCGGCGACAAGGAGGAAACAAAAACCTTGGTGGAAAAGGTGAAAAACGACCTGAACTTCAAACCGGAACGCCACATCATAAACTCAGACAGGGGTGATCTATTTTCAGGAAAATACACTTCGCTGACTGATATTCCGACAAAATCCCGTAGATCAAAACCCCTCATATACCTCTCCCCACAGGCACCCGAAGGATACCGCCTGATATATGGTGCTTTTGACATGGAAAAATCATTTCATGGTGCCATATTGCTGAACAATCAAGGTAAAGTCAGCCATATGTGGAATATCAGTCAGGAAAATGTCTCATGGAAGCACAGACCCGATAATAACGTGTTCCCGCACGGCATAGAGATTGGCCGCGACGGCTCCATCGTGGTTGCATACGACTCTGGAACTTCGCTTACCCGTTATGACTACTGCAGCAACGAAGTCTGGCGGTTGAAAGGAAACTTTCACCACTCCGTCGCCCTGGATAACGATAACTCCGTCTGGGCGTGGGGAATCCCTGGAATAGATAAAGGTTATGGGATGAACCTGACTAAGGTCGACTACGATTCTGGCGAAGTTATCAGAACCTTTCCTTTACAGGAAATAATGGAGGCCAATCCAAGCATCGATATTTTTAGTATCTTACAGCAAGACAGTAGAGATGGTTCCAAGTGGGTGCCTGATCGCTGGCATCCCAATGATATCGAACCCCTGCCTGAAAAATGGATAGAACAATACCCAGGGTTCGAACCAGGTGACCTGTTGGTCAGTTTGCGCTCTCCGGACCTCATCTTCATCATAAACCCTGACACACTTGAGGTGAAATGGTGGCGACAGGGGTTGGCACGCCGACAACATGATCCCGACTGGAACAGTAAAGGCACTATCTCCATTTTCAACAACAATATGCACCGTGGTTTTTCGAGCATCATGGAGATCGACCCGGTCAGCTACAAACATAAAACCCTGGTTGACGGTGAAAAGTATAATTTTTACACCTGGCACCAGGGCAAACACCAGTTTCTGGAAAATAATGGCATCCTTGTCACCTCTCCACAGCAGGGCTGGGTGTTTGAAGTAGATGAGCACGGAGAAATTGTCTTTGAATTCCTGAATTATTACGGAGGCAAAAAGCAGTTTATTAAAGTATCCGAAGCCAGGTTTCTCCCCACCAACTTTTTCGAGGAGCTCCCCGTATGCAGATAA